The following are encoded in a window of bacterium SCSIO 12643 genomic DNA:
- a CDS encoding Gfo/Idh/MocA family oxidoreductase, with amino-acid sequence MSGTNNHKFLVIGLGSMGKRRVRNLIALGHKENIAGFDPRTDRTAEAAEYGIPVFNDFDEAIKEWKPTRFMISTPPNFHSKYMNIALENNIHSFIEASVVDSKEIMNISNKTKSQSLVMAPSCTMRFYPGPIKVKALVEEKAIGDVLYFNYQIGQYLPDWHPWEKIQDFYVSNPDTGGAREIVPFELTWLNDVFGDSTPLTCVRRKLTDMPADIEDIYSCVLEYPGNILGNLTVEVISRPKATRECRIIGSKGEIIFSGETNSVKYINTDMDDWKEFSFDSGTVQSGYIYPEEPYINEVKAFIEAVENVQDGQPNNYPNTLEEDYKILQTLYKLEELSDGKKDLSR; translated from the coding sequence ATGAGTGGAACAAATAACCATAAATTTTTAGTAATAGGCCTGGGGTCTATGGGAAAAAGAAGGGTGCGGAATCTAATCGCCCTTGGACATAAAGAAAACATTGCTGGATTTGATCCAAGAACTGATCGCACAGCAGAAGCTGCGGAATATGGAATTCCGGTTTTCAATGATTTTGATGAAGCGATAAAAGAATGGAAACCTACCAGATTCATGATCTCAACTCCTCCAAACTTCCATTCGAAATATATGAATATTGCTTTAGAAAACAATATTCATAGCTTTATTGAAGCATCTGTCGTAGATTCTAAAGAAATAATGAACATCTCCAATAAAACTAAGAGCCAATCTCTGGTAATGGCTCCATCGTGTACCATGCGCTTCTACCCTGGCCCAATTAAAGTTAAAGCGCTCGTTGAAGAAAAGGCCATTGGAGATGTATTATACTTTAATTACCAAATTGGACAATACCTACCAGACTGGCATCCATGGGAAAAAATTCAGGATTTCTATGTTTCCAATCCTGACACTGGTGGAGCTAGAGAAATTGTTCCATTTGAACTTACCTGGCTAAATGATGTATTTGGAGATTCTACCCCTTTAACCTGTGTTCGTAGAAAACTAACTGATATGCCAGCAGATATCGAAGATATTTATAGCTGTGTTTTAGAGTATCCTGGAAATATTCTTGGTAATCTCACGGTTGAAGTCATCTCACGACCAAAAGCGACAAGAGAATGTAGAATTATTGGATCAAAGGGCGAAATTATTTTTAGTGGAGAGACAAACAGTGTAAAATATATCAATACAGATATGGACGATTGGAAAGAATTCTCTTTTGATTCAGGAACTGTACAATCAGGATATATTTACCCTGAAGAGCCTTATATTAATGAAGTAAAAGCATTTATTGAGGCAGTCGAAAATGTTCAGGATGGCCAACCTAATAATTACCCAAATACATTAGAAGAAGATTATAAAATTCTACAAACATTGTATAAACTTGAAGAATTAAGCGATGGAAAAAAAGACTTATCAAGATAG
- a CDS encoding glutamate-1-semialdehyde 2,1-aminomutase, translating into MEKKTYQDRLLKAIPGGGHTYSRGYDQYPERSPQLLKRGKGAYVYDENDQKLLDYGMALRAVNLGYANEEVNQAALEQMEFGNNLTKPSLTELHAAELLIDLIDSVDMVKFTKNGSTATTAAIKLSRAYTGKNLIVRCADHPFFSFDDWFISSTPATLGIPKQEIGNTKMFQYNNIESLENLFQEYPDQIACVILEPSTTEHPKDNFLHKVKDLCHKNSAVFILDEMITGFRWHIKGAQHYYNITPDLCTFGKAMANGFSVAAVAGKREIMQLGSIEFEGSERLFFLSTTHGAEMNGLGAFIKSMEIMQRDNVVEHIWNYGESLIQMMNDVAADFEMEKHFIAGGIPCSPYYLTMDKEGNNSLGLRTLFSQELIKNGVLMPWIALSYSHGKEELDFTRNAMVKSMEVYVKGVQDGYEKYLIGEPIKPVFRKYN; encoded by the coding sequence ATGGAAAAAAAGACTTATCAAGATAGACTCTTAAAAGCAATCCCCGGGGGAGGGCATACCTATTCCAGAGGATATGATCAGTATCCAGAAAGGTCTCCTCAACTTTTAAAACGAGGGAAAGGAGCATATGTGTATGATGAAAATGATCAAAAACTTTTGGATTACGGAATGGCTTTAAGAGCTGTTAATCTAGGTTATGCTAATGAGGAAGTAAATCAAGCTGCTTTAGAGCAAATGGAATTTGGAAACAATCTGACCAAACCAAGTTTGACAGAACTTCACGCAGCAGAATTATTGATCGACCTCATTGATAGTGTAGACATGGTAAAATTCACAAAAAATGGTTCAACAGCTACCACTGCAGCCATTAAATTGAGTCGTGCTTATACTGGTAAAAACTTAATTGTTCGCTGCGCTGATCATCCGTTCTTTAGTTTTGATGATTGGTTTATATCTTCTACTCCAGCTACTTTGGGTATTCCGAAACAAGAAATTGGTAATACTAAAATGTTTCAATATAACAATATTGAATCTTTGGAAAATCTTTTTCAAGAATATCCTGATCAAATTGCCTGTGTGATCCTGGAACCTTCTACAACAGAACATCCAAAAGATAATTTCCTTCATAAAGTAAAAGATCTATGTCATAAAAATAGTGCAGTTTTCATTTTAGATGAAATGATCACAGGTTTCAGATGGCATATTAAAGGCGCTCAACATTATTATAATATCACTCCTGATTTATGTACTTTCGGTAAGGCTATGGCAAACGGCTTTTCAGTGGCTGCAGTAGCAGGAAAAAGAGAAATCATGCAATTAGGGTCTATCGAATTTGAAGGTTCCGAACGTTTATTTTTTCTGTCTACCACTCATGGTGCGGAAATGAATGGACTCGGAGCATTCATCAAATCAATGGAAATTATGCAACGTGATAACGTGGTCGAACATATATGGAATTATGGTGAATCATTAATACAAATGATGAACGATGTAGCTGCAGATTTTGAAATGGAGAAACATTTTATTGCTGGAGGTATCCCATGTAGTCCTTATTATCTTACTATGGATAAAGAAGGAAATAATTCCCTTGGACTTCGCACGCTATTTTCTCAGGAATTAATTAAAAACGGTGTTTTAATGCCTTGGATTGCTTTAAGTTACTCGCATGGAAAAGAAGAACTAGATTTCACAAGAAATGCGATGGTAAAAAGTATGGAAGTATATGTTAAAGGAGTTCAGGATGGTTATGAAAAATACCTTATCGGAGAACCAATAAAACCAGTATTTAGAAAATATAATTAA